AATTTTGAGATGTAAATCACCCCCTGTATAATTGACTGAGCTTCTTTTCCATGTATAAAACAATCTAGTTCCTGCTGTTAATTTTTTGCGTTCAATTAGAGGCTCATCTTGCTATATTATGCTCTTATTATTATGCCCGGGAGCTCTGCGTgcaattctttattctttcctATTTTAGTTTCCTCATCTTCTTATGCTTAAATGTGATTATTGAACTGCATCATTTTTTCCCCATATTCATAATTGCAATTTTTTGAGTGTAAAAAATGTCCTTGCCATATCAAACCGTTGGTTAGATTTTTTCCAAACTATTGCAGAATACTTGGTTGTAATTTTGATGGCTTTTATCAGGTTAGTTACTGTTATTTACTGATACTGCAAAAGCATATGGAGATGCGAACTTACTGGTATCGCCATGTCAGTTTTGATGGAAAACATAATCAATGGTGTGATATGAACAATGACAATTTGGGAAGTACTTAAAAGCTCATGTTGAGATCATGCTTGGCACTGAGTGTAAACTCTATAAAATTTACTTAGGTAGAAGTTCCACAAACATAGCCCATATGAAACCACGTAAGCAAGAGTTCAATAACATCTTCCTGTCAAAACCATCTCAGCTGCACTATTTACGCATCTGGGAGAACCTGCCCTGCTGTTGCAAAGAATCATTCAGCAAGCAGACTGCAacctttcattttattttaaattttttccaacgctcaatataaatttatgagaGCTCTCAACACTAGTGGAAGATTACTTTGAATAcatttatatttcaataatGAGAATCGAAATGTAAAATACATATCATTGAATAAGAATGTGTTAAAATAAAGGCAATACACAACGTTTTCTACAATCCTAATCCTCTCCAATAAAAGAATCATCTACCACTATCACTATCTGTTTACAAGAGATGAGGGTTAAAAGGAAGGAGAAAATCTTGTTACAGGAGTTTCTCCAATACCTTTGGAGTTAGGATGATATTCTCATGCTCCCCATTTGCATGTCTTATTTATTACGTGATTATGAGTACATTATTCTCATACCTATCGTTGCGAACAATGGGGCGTAGAGGATCAACCTTCCATTCACCATCAACAATAAACTTGATCTGTACCATAACATAAAATGCCATATTTAAGGGAATctgataaaagaatatgtatcACAATGGCATTCGGAGACATGATTATGATTTTACCTCGTATTTTCCTGGATACAATTTCATGCATACAGAAAAAATACCACCGCTTGACTTCTGCATCTTTCTCTACAAATTAAGAATGTTGTAAGTTGTTAACCATAGCCAAGATTGGCAACtgaaaggaagagaaaaaaaaaagaagtctCCGACTAACAATGTTGTATAGAGAAATTTGTAATAGCACCTCATTCCATCACTTGCATATACTAGTAAAACACATGACCTCCATGGTTCTAGTACCATTTTCTTATCTATTAAAAAAGCAGTGACATAGATGAAGAAAAAATTGCAATTAAAATCAACgaaacaaattttttaaagcTAGTAAATCCTAATTCTCCAAACCCTAGACAAACTTTTTAAGAGTCCccaaatatttcttttacagAGAAATAAAGCTGAAATCTCAAGCTACTCAAAAGtagttttattcttttccagTAAATGTAAGTTCAGTCTGGTTATGGGATGCATCACTATTAAACCTCAAAATTAGGAACTGTATAGATTGATTTCCCCTTCCCCTCCCCTGCTCTAGAGCAATAATATCCTCCGCTACAACCACACTTTGGGCAATACAGACATTACCCACTCATCACCTAGCCCCAGCCGCAAGATCACAATTTCAAAAACTGCTCTGATCTTTTCCCATTAGTGATCTGTGCAAAAGAATAAACACAAAGATCTGAAGGAAGTGCTATACCAAAGACCAAGAATTACACATTCTCTTATTCAAGTTACAGATCAAGGAGAACTTGTGTGTATGAGTTTGGGCACTTTGAGTAAATCTTTGAGAGAATATGTCATTGGATTAAGGCTTTTCATTGACCTATGTTTGgtaagaaaaggaaacaaagTATCTCTAAAATGGTGTGTTACCTGCACCATTGCTATCCCTACCCAGTTTAGCATTTACTAAATGCGTAACAAGAGATTATTCATAAGACTTAAGAGCCTTAAAGTCTAAATGATAGCAATAAGGGTGCAAGATAATCTTGTTGAGGGCCAAGCAAAAGCACCAACCTAAGAGAAAAGGATTGATGATaccaaatcataaaaatacattaaaaccTCTCCATAGTCATACACTTGggaccaaataaaatttatgactatgaAGAGATTATAACTTACTGGAGGTTTGAGTATTAAAACTTTTCTCTAGACTTCatactatataaataagattaatgAGATAAAACAATATTacactaaataaaatatagcataacatacattttttaaagttatatatgtaatattactatatagaggcatattttcttaaagcgagacttaaaatatatataatttattacgaTAGAGAGTTTATTCCTATTTACAACTGTCCCATTTTTTATCACTATGTAGAGATTATTCCTATATAGAATATCACTATAGAGAGATTTTATTGTAGTCCGATTTCAATTATGACACAAGTTAGactaatcattttttttttcaagcaAATTAAAGTCATGCAATCCCCCTAAAATCCTAGAAGCCCAAGGGAGGTAGGACTCTGAAAAATGTCAGCTGCACATTATTTTACTACTGCAAAACCTCGGGCAACGCCTCTTATCATGTTGCTTATTCAAAACacttattatcattaaataaaatactaactTATTTAGAGTGATCAAACCTTGGTGTTCCATCCATCAAAAGATCCAGCTAAGAGCACCTCTGATGCTGAACTAGTCCAAACTATGCAGGCAGTACGAAGAAGTTGTAAAGCTCTCTGAGCATCATCAACCCTTTTCTGTTTCTCCTCCACTATCTTTTGTGATTCACTGTTGAAGTGCAGAATACAGACATGAAATTATATATGGTAACACAAGTTTTGGAGCATGGTTTTAAATAACAATGCATCACCCTTTAAGTAATGGGATTTTGTCCTACTGATAAGTTATAAGGCATTTCGAATCAACTTAAGCTCCGTTTGTTTATGGAAAATATTCTACTGCAAAATATTTTCCCTTATTTCTCAATGTTTGGGACACCAAGGGAAAATAAGTCAAAGGAAAATCACTtcaaaacaaaggaaaataacTTCCCGTTTTGAGAAAGGGAAGTTATTTTCCAACACCTAAAAACATGTCTACTAGATTTCCAATACTAATTAAATACAAAgacatttgaaaaaaaatcaacattacaaattcttttaaatacaATCTCTTCTTTTGCTTCTCTCTTCAGTACCATTTATAGGCTCAACAACAAACCAAGTCCAATACATATGAATGTGATAGCATATACTATTActtcagaaaaaataaatctgaacttaaatattgaaaaagatttttcaagcAGCTCTTAATATTACAACCAAACGCCGGAAAATATTATCCAGAGAAAAGGTTTTCCAAAGAGAATTATTTTCTGCAAAACAAATGGAGCATTAGTTTGCTTTTGTTTTCCAAACTCTTATCTACTTTTCTTATCCCCATCTGGCCTTTTTAGCTTCTCAAATTTGAAGGGACTCTTGACCAAAAATTCTTTagccaaattttttttaaaagtatcaTTTGAATGGGAATTATTCTGAAAAAGGATTCACAGTAACAATGGCCGATTCGGTTTGATACGGTTGAACCTTTTTCTATACCAATATGGTTCACGATACTGTTATTTAAAACCTTGAGTTGAATAGATGTTGTGTTAGATTAATAAAACCGTGCATACATTATTGCGAGTGCCATTTTCCCTTCTAATACTGCTAACTTTGCTCGTATTGACCGTAGCCTATCCTGTGCTTTCATGATCTCAGTTTCTTGGAACTCCCAAGCATCAGAGAGCTTTGCTAAATCATCAGAAGAGCCAACCTGAACCTAGAGAAGAATAAGAGCAGTGTTAGAAAGTGTCAATATATGGTTAGATGTTGATACTGAGCTCAAAATAAACTACATGGAATCCAAAAAATTAAGTAGACGAAACTGAGCTAGGGCATAGGCAACTATTCCTTTATTCTCAACACATATTGTGGATTACATTCTGAAATCATGGCCAAAGTTGATGCAAGAAATTTCATCATattctttgaattttaaatttgaccaaaaaaaatgacaaagaaacaaagaaactTGGCAGTTCATATTTGGACATGTCAATGGACAaggaagaaaaggagagattGAGGTAATTAAAAGAAGAACAGTGATGCTGGTCTacaaactcaaactcttttcTTAGTCCCTTTGTCCTAGAAAGCATGGGCAAAGATTTGTACAGCTGATGGATTGAGAGACagtaaaaatttgaaaattttctcTGTTATTTATATCAGCTTATATTGactagtaaaaaaattaaattacaacaGATAGAAATTGGGGCAAAGCATGTTGCTATCGACCATACTCCAATATTTTTTCATGTAAGCTTAAGGCCGAAAAATTTCAGTTTGTTTcgtaaaaaagaattataagaTGTCATCACAggatattaatataaaaatattcatgcAGATAAAGGGAAGAGAGATCAGGTACCCACTCGCTGGGATGCATTCTTGCCACTGTTAGATTTTAAAGTGCTAAGTACAGAGGAAAGTTCTGATTCCAACTGCTGAAGGCGACTTCGAATATCATTGAACTTAACCCTTTCACTACAACAGTTTCCTTTCCGTCCATTTGAAGATGCAGTAGCACCCTCACTTTTCTGTAGTATTTCATCTCCTAAAGCATCCATTTCACCTCCTGTTCTAGTTCCGTGACAGATGAATTCATCAGCTGTAAAGTGTACATATAAAATAGATTCAATTTATTCACGATCTAGAGAACGAGGCCAGCagaaaccaaaaaataaaataccttCAAACTCCATTTCTGAAAGCCCAGCCCTCTTAGTGCTCCACATTCTCCATGCATCTGGTTTAAGCGAATGTCTGAAACCATCAATATGTGATTGAGATCTGCTGTTACCAAGCTTGTCCTCTGGATCACTGAGTTTGTCATTGTCGGGGCTTGATGATGCAGGTGTACTGTTTCTTTCTAGGCCAGCAAGTGTCTTTTACATTGTAACAAACAGCAACAATTAGGTTTATAACGAATAGCCAACTAATTCtcaatcaaaattaaatgattattgCACTCGCTGTAGTACCCTTTCCTCCTGGAAGAATAACAAGTTAACTTATAATGAACCTATATATCTTGACCGGACGCTCTGAACTTGGTCAGCAAACTAAATCGAAGAACAaactaaatagaaaatttgtaAGAACCAAAGTAAAGTAAGCTGGTAGCCTTCTTCATTTCCAATTTGGATGACTGCAGGGTAACAGACTCTTGGATCACTTTTTAATCTctgatataaaaattttggtAGGCAATTATATGCCTAGAATAAGCTCCTGTCCGTGCTTATTTCTATATCTAAGAACTCAAATTCCAGTTCCTTAATAActattcaagaaaatataatatcatatgtGGGTGTTGATTGCTCCTCATATGCAATATTCATCTTTTCATCGACTAGttcacaaatgtaccaatTAGAAATGATGAAATTGAGACGGTACATGAAACATACCATATTCCTTGAGCTTTTAGCCAACAAGCCATGTGCAAAATCTTTAACTTGTACATGAGTGCTTCCTCCTGTCTCACTCAATCCAAACCCAAAATTCAtgttcctttctttctctagTCGACTCAGTATACCTTCAATCCCAGAATCATCCTCAGCTTCTGTTTCTCTGAGTGCAAAAGAATGCACAAGATATATTAatctaaaatgaaaatttggaCTTTATAGGAGCTTGACAGGAGAATAGGATTGAATTCaccaatttttctttctttcttctaattctataaatgGCTAATTATCTTACACTATGAAAGAGGgtttcttctatttttcttttcaactgCCATGAAAGAGGTAGAAGAATAGGATAggtatgaaaaaatatgagaaaaagaaattgtccAAGCATCAGTGTTTTGCAATTGGTCAAATCCCAACCAAGAGAAAAATGACAAAATTACAACGTTTCAACTTCTTGTCACATTTCAGCTGGGCATCATTACGGCGGTGTAGCAACTCATGATACTTtttattgctttttttttttttttttttttttgttgagaGAACAGATAGAATTGCCATTTATCCATAAAATCATGATGTAGCCCAAGTAAAAAAAACAGTAACaagcaaacaaaaaaataaacttcagATTTTCCTAGGCAGCATAATTACTCTACACTAAGTACCAGAATAAGAATCTTTTTCACTTTTCCCTTCAGGTTCAAGGCTCTTTATCACTCAACATAAACCAAAAAACATGCAACTCGTTATCCACCAAATCTTATCGTCAACAAAATTGAAATGGGTTAAGCCAACTAAAAATTAGAAGCCTCACAGTGATCTACCAGACCAGGAAGCAGCTGGAGCATATGAACCACCGTTATAGGAAGAAACTTCATGACTCCGTTCTTGATTGTTCCCTAAAACCATTTCCTGACTCACTTCGTTCTTGAATCCTTTATCTCTTTTCAAATCCGAAGGCAAATCATCAGTACAAAATACCTCATCTTCCTCATTTGCATTATCATCATTCAAGTCCCAACCAGAAGTAAGCCAGCCTCCTTGCTTCAGAATAGCCTCAACAAGGTCCATCCTTCCAGCATCAACTAAATCTTTCTTGCATGGAAAGGCCTCAGGTTTTTCAGAATCCTTCATAAACTCCAAAATCTCAGCTTCCAGTGCAAAATCACTTTCAGCTTCCCAATCCTTTTTACACTTCCTAACAAACCCACTACAATTACTCCAACAAAAATCCTTTTTCAattcaagaaataaagaacCACTTTCTTTAACATCAACAAAGCGCAAAGACATAAgcttttgtttcttgtttcttgaattaccttcaaaaatattaaagggTATAAAGGAATGGTTTAGAAGGCGGTTCAATTCAGAGAAATTTTTAGGCGAAACAAAGAAATGGGTTGGGACCTTAGTAAGCGAAAGCATGGTTCAGGCATTTCGTCGAGCACCTTGAACCCAAAATAACTAAGAGAAATGTTATTAACAGGAAGGCGCGCAAAGCTAAAACACAAGTTAAACTGTAATTGgcttaaaagaaaagttagcTAAAAGAGAGAGCTATCACCATTCAGTTCACCGAGCATGAAGCAACGAACAACGCCAATGCAAAAGCGCAACGCTCATTAATTGGCCTAAGGCCTTGTCTTAGTCCTCGTTTATTACCGGGCAATAAAGTAAAACTTGAAAGGAAAGATAGAAAGTGACTTACTTTAATGtctatttcttgtttttaagTCATTACTTCCGGTTAGGGTTTGTTTGGATGAATCAAAACTCCTGATTTTTTGTAtcaaaaatgtataaaatctTGTAGAATGGTTGGATTAAAAgggcagagagagagagagaggggagGGGGGGGAGAGGATGAGGTGCACGTGGCATTCTGATGATGCCAAAGATTCAGTACTAGCCAGTAGTTTTGATTTTGCTTGTCCTGAGAGAATGAGACATCTGAGTCACCTGACTTGTGACTGATgctttcataattttatttataattatgataatcttgtaaaatatttatttatttatttaagagtTGATTGATTCCAGATTTTGATAGAGTCAAAGGCCATAAATGTAGTTTTGTTTTTATCCATGCTGTTGCTTCAAAGGTGGTCTCCTTGCCACTGGAGTAGAGTGTGTCACtacgaagaagaagaagaagaagaagaagaagaatttaaaaaaaattgctattttcaatttcatctCACATTTTCAATAATGCTAAGGTTCATGTAAAGGAAGGAATTAAGGTGCTTACTTGGTGTAATATAGACTTGTGTTTATGGGTTTAGCTTTGAGCAAAGAATTTGTGCTCATAAGtacattttcctttttgtttttgtactTTGGATgctaaatttttatcaaatttgctTTGAAATTGATCAATTGGATTATTCTGGTCACCCTATCATAACCACAGATACATATTTCAGTCTAATTAATAAGCACTCCcctccaaaaagaaaaaataaaattttaatatattaatttaattaattaaacaattaaataaatattaataatattttaatatttaataataaaagatccGGATCTAATCGATATAATCATTTCCATGATTATTatctcaataaaaataaataagtaattatataaataacatctttgtataatttaaaaaacaagtAGCAAGTCTaagacaataaaaaaatacgtatttttttataaaattaaacaaaagaattcATGGTGcatattttgaatttgttttctggtaaaatatttatgtttttcttaaatttctttttatataatttttttctaaagtatcataagataaaaagatataagatacaaaaatatcttttatgtatcttttttctgataccaaaatatataaaaagatattaaaatatataattttatattattgtggctttatatcttttttatttttcagaatctcatcaaaaaaatattaaaaatacacccataaaatactaaaaaaatattattttaaatttacactagtgtgaattttatttttattttagttcattttactttttcataattttataaaaaaaacactaaaaagatacctataattttttattgtaacttgtattattataatttactttttttgaaTCTCATccgaaaaatataatataaatatacctataAGATACCAAtaagatataatattaatttatattactgtgaaaatcaaaataaggtacatttattgtttaaatttataaattaaataatattatatatttttatagcatTTAATGTGTTTTGATGGCATGGAGATgtatgttttaaaaaatatactataatatataaaaattatacgaaatgaaaattaaaatatataaaataaaatataaaaatattatttaaccataataaaaatatattaaaataaatataatatttaaagaatattataatacagttaaaaaattatataaataaaaaatttaaaaaatgttaaaaaaaatttgagaaaataattgtaaaaataaaattttgaaccCGCTTTCCCGTAGATTTGTAAATTTCCCTTTATGCGGCCCAATTGTTCTTGAGCACCTACTTTtggtaatttttaatttataaattctgaTTATTCCCgttcttttaacttttctttttctctttgagaAATCTGTTATTTTTAGTTGCTTTCTGAATAAACTATacttaaatttcaaaaagtaaaaatggCAAAAACCAAGTGTCAAAAATGCGCCCAAGTCTGAAGAACAAGTATAGCAAAGATGAAAATAGGTTTCCTCTATTGGGCTTGTTGAAAAGATGCTCTTAACACCAAACTTTGCTGAGAGCGAGTCCAATTCCTTATCCTTTGTCTGGGCTTCTTGGGCCCTTTTTGAATGTAAAACccagaagaagaaattataatttgctTACTGATGAGTAGAAagcaattgaaagaaatgtaAAGTGAgtagaatataataatttgaaattgGAAGGAAGTTAGTGCATGGCTTGGGGGATCtatcttcttgttcttttggTTGATTTCTAGTAGTATTAAAGAATATCTCTCTTTCTAGTGACAAGGATTTTGACCAATATACAGTGGCAAGATTGAGACAGAAACTATAATCTTAGTAGTCACCAATCAAACAGATTGGCCAAGAAATTTGGAGCATTTTGTTTTGGCCCTATAAATATGCAGTTTGTCACAGGCTATTAGTCATATGATTAGcagaaaaaactaaataaaataaaagatttatgcCCATTTAATGGATGTCTTATGCAAATTAATCTTTCATCgtttgttgttttctcgtcTTAATCTATTTAGAGGGATTTATCGCCAAGTGGTTCTAACTAAAATTAAGGATTCGCCATTGAGATGTTTTTGTTGTGTTTGGAATATAGTGCAATGAGAAATCCCGATATCAATGCTCACTGGTTTTCCTCATATACTTatcatgaataaaataatttccatGCGTATTATCTGGACAAATAGGGCTGCCCCCTGTGGATGGGATTGATATCAAACTAATGAGTAAgctttatgtttttaatttaataattaattttcattttgaagcCTAACAGTACTTGTAATAGCAGATCAAGTCATTTAGATCTATTAAACAGAAACAGCCgatagtttttaattatgtccacatgacttcttcttcttcttcttgcttttatttttcgTTAATCGGAAAGATGGTATTCATTtactaattttgatttaaatacagTGAAAGCAATCTTGTTCGTTAATTTCTCATGTACGTGTGTAGAGTTAGATCTTCCTCCCAATGCTGAATTTGTTACAgaccaaaagaaagaaagaaaaagaaaacacagttcaaattcaaaacatgttagagaagaaaaaggaaagctaATTAATTCACTAAATAATTCAGTTAATTTACCATTAATCTCTTGGcagaaataagaaaagatgGCTTTACAGTTTGTTCGTCCCGTGCTCCTCCCGGAGAAGGGCTCACTCATTAGGAATGGAATGACTGACCCCACAAAAGTAGGTAAGCTTTTGGGGGGTCATTCTGCCACTCCCAAAAATGGGCTCCTCTCCTTCCACTTTCTACTGTGCTCTACTTTTTCATGCTCTTTCCCTGAAGATCACCTCATTAAATTAGACCCAATGCTTGTTCCTTCTAAATTATGCACTTCAATTTaaaagatagaaagaggagagAGACACGTCCATGAAAGCCCGTTCAAGGAGGATTGTCGAGATTATCCATGTTAGTCTTTCACGTAACAACAGATTTTGCTGCTTCTAGACGGGATTAAAATAGATATTCGGGCTTGAATTGTTTTTGGAGAATAATATGGATAGGATTATGACATTACAAATATTTGTTAATGtaagtatttctttttttattcattagaaAGCAACATACTACGAACTACACAACAGgtgtagttattttcttacactcGCCATAAAAGCCACTTAATATGGAGGAAAGATCTCGTATTCACTCCCAATTGAACTAGATCTCAAgtgtattaatataaataatttactcTCCACTactttagaaataaattataattatataattaaatgatatttaataaataataatatcaataaaatatgtttaatgATAAAGAAGTTGTACTCcgtttaaattgataattagtcaagcattttttatttctttttcatttttttaaattcttttcgTCCGATATTTATATAATCGAATTCACtgaaagataaaagaataaattctaaGAGAAAATGTCTTTAATAGCTAATATTTAAATGATATTAGAGGtgtttcttcatttattttttaagcaaatttctaatttagctataatttgaatgtaaatatatgattttaagataaataatcaaaactt
The Ricinus communis isolate WT05 ecotype wild-type chromosome 1, ASM1957865v1, whole genome shotgun sequence DNA segment above includes these coding regions:
- the LOC8287033 gene encoding protein PTST homolog 2, chloroplastic isoform X3, with product MLSLTKVPTHFFVSPKNFSELNRLLNHSFIPFNIFEGNSRNKKQKLMSLRFVDVKESGSLFLELKKDFCWSNCSGFVRKCKKDWEAESDFALEAEILEFMKDSEKPEAFPCKKDLVDAGRMDLVEAILKQGGWLTSGWDLNDDNANEEDEVFCTDDLPSDLKRDKGFKNEVSQEMVLGNNQERSHEVSSYNGGSYAPAASWSGRSLETEAEDDSGIEGILSRLEKERNMNFGFGLSETGGSTHVQVKDFAHGLLAKSSRNMTLAGLERNSTPASSSPDNDKLSDPEDKLGNSRSQSHIDGFRHSLKPDAWRMWSTKRAGLSEMEFEGGEMDALGDEILQKSEGATASSNGRKGNCCSERVKFNDIRSRLQQLESELSSVLSTLKSNSGKNASQRVQVGSSDDLAKLSDAWEFQETEIMKAQDRLRSIRAKLAVLEGKMALAIIESQKIVEEKQKRVDDAQRALQLLRTACIVWTSSASEVLLAGSFDGWNTKRKMQKSSGGIFSVCMKLYPGKYEIKFIVDGEWKVDPLRPIVRNDRYENNVLIIT
- the LOC8287033 gene encoding protein PTST homolog 2, chloroplastic isoform X2, translated to MLSLTKVPTHFFVSPKNFSELNRLLNHSFIPFNIFEGNSRNKKQKLMSLRFVDVKESGSLFLELKKDFCWSNCSGFVRKCKKDWEAESDFALEAEILEFMKDSEKPEAFPCKKDLVDAGRMDLVEAILKQGGWLTSGWDLNDDNANEEDEVFCTDDLPSDLKRDKGFKNEVSQEMVLGNNQERSHEVSSYNGGSYAPAASWSGRSLETEAEDDSGIEGILSRLEKERNMNFGFGLSETGGSTHVQVKDFAHGLLAKSSRNMTLAGLERNSTPASSSPDNDKLSDPEDKLGNSRSQSHIDGFRHSLKPDAWRMWSTKRAGLSEMEFEADEFICHGTRTGGEMDALGDEILQKSEGATASSNGRKGNCCSERVKFNDIRSRLQQLESELSSVLSTLKSNSGKNASQRVGSSDDLAKLSDAWEFQETEIMKAQDRLRSIRAKLAVLEGKMALAIIESQKIVEEKQKRVDDAQRALQLLRTACIVWTSSASEVLLAGSFDGWNTKRKMQKSSGGIFSVCMKLYPGKYEIKFIVDGEWKVDPLRPIVRNDRYENNVLIIT
- the LOC8287033 gene encoding protein PTST homolog 2, chloroplastic isoform X1 yields the protein MLSLTKVPTHFFVSPKNFSELNRLLNHSFIPFNIFEGNSRNKKQKLMSLRFVDVKESGSLFLELKKDFCWSNCSGFVRKCKKDWEAESDFALEAEILEFMKDSEKPEAFPCKKDLVDAGRMDLVEAILKQGGWLTSGWDLNDDNANEEDEVFCTDDLPSDLKRDKGFKNEVSQEMVLGNNQERSHEVSSYNGGSYAPAASWSGRSLETEAEDDSGIEGILSRLEKERNMNFGFGLSETGGSTHVQVKDFAHGLLAKSSRNMTLAGLERNSTPASSSPDNDKLSDPEDKLGNSRSQSHIDGFRHSLKPDAWRMWSTKRAGLSEMEFEADEFICHGTRTGGEMDALGDEILQKSEGATASSNGRKGNCCSERVKFNDIRSRLQQLESELSSVLSTLKSNSGKNASQRVQVGSSDDLAKLSDAWEFQETEIMKAQDRLRSIRAKLAVLEGKMALAIIESQKIVEEKQKRVDDAQRALQLLRTACIVWTSSASEVLLAGSFDGWNTKRKMQKSSGGIFSVCMKLYPGKYEIKFIVDGEWKVDPLRPIVRNDRYENNVLIIT